A stretch of the Pirellulales bacterium genome encodes the following:
- a CDS encoding helix-turn-helix transcriptional regulator, whose translation MATTTRRSEQESLLLLLRKIREEAGLRQVDLAKRLGQPQPFVSKYESGERRLDILELRALCKAVGITPQEFFNQLDRVCK comes from the coding sequence ATGGCAACGACTACACGACGTTCAGAGCAGGAATCGCTGCTTTTACTTCTGCGCAAGATTCGAGAGGAGGCAGGTCTACGTCAAGTCGATCTCGCGAAGCGCCTGGGTCAGCCACAACCCTTTGTCAGTAAGTATGAATCGGGGGAACGCCGTCTAGACATTCTTGAACTTCGCGCCCTTTGCAAGGCCGTTGGAATTACGCCACAGGAGTTTTTTAACCAACTGGATCGGGTGTGCAAATGA